A single Mangrovimonas sp. YM274 DNA region contains:
- a CDS encoding sodium:solute symporter, with amino-acid sequence MGVLNWLDWLVLATTLLTIVGYGTWKTRGSKNVQDYVKGGNSAPWWTIGLSVMATQASAITFLSTPGQAFHDGMGFVQFYFGVPIAMIVICMVFIPLYDRLKVYTAYEFLENRFDGKTRTLTATLFLIQRGLAAGITIYAPAIILSAILHWNLTYLNIIIGTLVIIYTVSGGTKAVSITQKHQMGVIFLGMLIAFFLIISYLPEDITFTKALDIAGASGKMNILSFDFDLENRYTLWSGLIGGSFLALSYFGTDQSQVQRYLSGKSVKEMQMGLIFNGLLKVPMQFSILLVGVMVFVFYQFHNSPINFNPAAHNTVSNSAYANDYQRLEEEQLDIFKAKQSVLQNYVNTGDSKVTDELQLLNKKDRDNRNAAKVLIEKAAQDNDISIETNDKDYVFIHFILNNLPRGLVGLLLAVILSAAMSSTAGELNALASTTALDIYKRNFVSDKDETHYLKASKWFTFGWGVLAIIIACVAYLADNLIQLVNIIGSIFYGNVLGIFLLAFFFKYVKANAVFIAALITQGIVIIGWWFEWMPYLWLNLFGCILVILIALFIQNTQNINENVR; translated from the coding sequence ATGGGGGTACTAAATTGGTTGGATTGGCTAGTTTTGGCGACGACTCTATTAACTATTGTTGGCTACGGAACTTGGAAAACAAGAGGAAGCAAAAATGTTCAGGATTATGTAAAAGGCGGTAATTCTGCTCCTTGGTGGACTATCGGTCTTTCGGTAATGGCTACGCAAGCCAGTGCCATTACTTTTTTGTCCACTCCTGGGCAGGCATTTCACGACGGTATGGGCTTTGTGCAATTCTATTTTGGGGTGCCTATTGCCATGATTGTCATTTGTATGGTTTTTATTCCGCTGTACGACAGGCTTAAAGTCTACACCGCTTATGAGTTTTTAGAGAATAGGTTTGATGGCAAAACCCGAACCTTGACCGCTACTCTATTTCTAATCCAGCGGGGATTGGCTGCAGGAATTACCATTTATGCTCCAGCCATCATCCTTTCGGCTATTTTGCATTGGAACCTTACCTACCTCAACATTATCATAGGAACCCTTGTCATTATATACACCGTTTCAGGAGGTACCAAAGCGGTAAGCATTACACAAAAGCATCAAATGGGTGTTATTTTTTTAGGGATGCTTATTGCCTTTTTCTTAATAATAAGTTATCTCCCTGAGGACATCACATTTACCAAAGCTCTAGATATTGCTGGCGCCAGTGGTAAGATGAATATTCTCAGTTTTGATTTTGATTTAGAAAACCGCTATACCCTTTGGAGCGGTTTGATTGGAGGGTCCTTTTTGGCCCTTTCCTACTTTGGAACAGACCAAAGCCAAGTGCAACGTTACCTTTCTGGAAAATCGGTAAAGGAAATGCAAATGGGACTGATTTTTAACGGGCTTTTAAAAGTGCCTATGCAATTTTCAATCCTTTTGGTAGGGGTTATGGTATTCGTTTTTTACCAATTTCACAATTCTCCCATCAACTTTAATCCAGCAGCACACAATACAGTAAGCAATTCTGCTTATGCTAATGACTACCAACGTCTGGAAGAAGAACAACTTGACATTTTCAAGGCCAAGCAATCCGTGCTTCAAAACTATGTCAACACGGGCGATTCCAAGGTGACAGACGAGCTTCAACTCTTGAATAAAAAAGATAGAGACAACCGCAATGCTGCCAAAGTACTGATTGAAAAAGCAGCCCAAGACAATGATATAAGTATAGAAACCAATGACAAGGATTATGTGTTCATACATTTTATTTTGAACAACCTCCCTCGAGGCCTAGTTGGGTTACTCTTGGCCGTCATCCTTAGTGCAGCTATGTCCAGTACTGCAGGAGAATTAAATGCCCTCGCGTCTACTACCGCTCTGGATATTTATAAACGTAATTTTGTAAGTGATAAAGATGAAACACACTATCTAAAGGCTTCCAAATGGTTCACCTTTGGCTGGGGAGTTTTAGCCATCATTATTGCCTGTGTGGCGTATTTGGCCGACAACCTCATACAATTGGTAAACATTATTGGTTCTATTTTCTATGGAAATGTGCTTGGTATTTTCCTTTTGGCATTTTTCTTTAAATATGTCAAGGCCAATGCCGTATTCATTGCCGCCTTGATCACTCAGGGTATCGTAATCATAGGTTGGTGGTTTGAATGGATGCCGTATTTGTGGCTCAATTTATTTGGTTGTATTTTAGTCATCCTAATTGCTCTTTTTATCCAAAACACACAAAACATCAATGAAAACGTCCGATAA